A window of the Henckelia pumila isolate YLH828 chromosome 3, ASM3356847v2, whole genome shotgun sequence genome harbors these coding sequences:
- the LOC140891096 gene encoding histone-lysine N-methyltransferase, H3 lysine-9 specific SUVH5-like isoform X3, which translates to MLETDEGSTQGFNNMDNSAEKMAGDDEHNLEAVWELAIENVAGVIAFCRGLVAVLDGECSTSGNITDVAVFSGQQQLMEAENSVEEGVVLAWGQNLDENVSEKGGADVNLISVRGENDTGLMKRDDGILNLDEIVSEKCGGDLNLERVQEKDDTGLGMEWRDLGDDLYVLAPQDLILWQPCFDKGSRDGEGVDVVGSQETEIIVLEEEEEDFNGGKKGKNLLDSGRYEVEKEQDDNLACVEFKDTCNDEPDNYQPPEDLVNLCIVKHHTPEGYKVEEALMKFEELYETLNKQRKERKAELGQGHIGKIYAHIEAAERLKADGMCISLQKPFGHVPGIEIGDTFRFRAQLVVVGLHHQMISGIDYVTIGDEKFATCVVDSGRYDNEAKTNDSLIYTGQGGNPKFVDKTADQKLVKGNLAMVNSMEMGYPIRVIRKRMRMKSHVLCHSKDPKYLFEYDGLYIVTKHWQERDRYGSLVFKFELIRKPDEPRPSRPCPTVAKLGKLLPRKGICVMDDISHGLENHAIRVVNGIDDLRPPPFTYINKIIYPDWCKRVEPIGCNCINGCSDSHQCPCVVKNGGDIPFTEKGSIVRPQPIVYECGPNCKCPPSCMNRVSQHRPRIRLEIFKTRERGWGVRTREYVTSGSFICEYTGELLLEKEAEQRIGHDEYLFDIGDGHDEDGEFECGAGSSNHDAFAIDACKFGNVGRFFNHSCSPNMYAQDVLYDHHDAKMSHIMFFATRNIPALHELTYDYNYKIDRVCDANGNIKKKHCFCGSRNCCGRMY; encoded by the coding sequence ATGCTAGAGACCGATGAAGGAAGTACTCAAGGGTTCAATAATATGGATAATTCAGCCGAGAAAATGGCCGGCGATGATGAGCATAATCTTGAAGCGGTTTGGGAACTTGCCATAGAAAATGTGGCAGGGGTTATTGCTTTTTGCCGTGGTTTGGTTGCTGTTTTGGATGGTGAGTGTTCTACTTCTGGAAATATTACAGATGTTGCTGTTTTTTCAGGGCAACAGCAATTGATGGAGGCAGAAAATTCTGTAGAAGAAGGGGTGGTTTTGGCCTGGGGACAGAATTTAGATGAAAATGTTTCGGAAAAAGGTGGTGCGGATGTGAATTTGATAAGTGTTCGAGGAGAAAATGATACTGGATTAATGAAGAGGGATGATGGGATTTTGAATTTAGATGAAATAGTTTCAGAAAAATGTGGTGGGGATTTGAATTTGGAAAGGGTTCAAGAAAAGGATGATACTGGACTAGGAATGGAGTGGAGGGATCTTGGAGATGATCTTTACGTTTTAGCTCCTCAAGATTTGATATTGTGGCAACCATGTTTCGACAAGGGATCTCGTGATGGAGAGGGTGTTGATGTGGTAGGATCTCAAGAAACCGAAATTATTGTtttggaggaggaggaggaggattTTAACGGAGGCAAGAAGGGGAAAAATCTTTTGGATTCTGGTCGATATGAAGTCGAAAAGGAACAAGATGATAATCTTGCATGTGTTGAGTTTAAGGATACATGTAATGATGAGCCTGACAACTATCAACCACCGGAGGATTTAGTCAATTTGTGTATTGTGAAGCATCATACACCGGAGGGATACAAGGTGGAGGAGGCTTTAATGAAGTTTGAGGAGCTTTATGAGACACTGAATAAACAGAGGAAAGAACGAAAAGCAGAGTTGGGCCAAGGCCACATAGGTAAAATATATGCACATATAGAAGCAGCCGAGCGTCTCAAGGCCGATGGAATGTGCATTTCTCTCCAGAAGCCTTTCGGGCATGTACCAGGCATCGAAATTGGCGATACTTTTCGATTCCGGGCTCAACTTGTAGTTGTTGGCCTACACCACCAGATGATAAGTGGAATAGATTACGTGACCATCGGAGATGAAAAGTTTGCTACCTGTGTCGTGGATTCGGGCCGTTATGATAATGAGGCTAAAACAAATGATTCTTTGATATATACGGGTCAAGGTGGGAATCCGAAGTTTGTTGACAAAACTGCTGATCAGAAGCTCGTAAAGGGAAATCTTGCTATGGTGAATAGCATGGAAATGGGATATCCGATAAGAGTTATTCGTAAAAGAATGAGGATGAAATCTCATGTTTTATGCCATTCTAAAGACCCCAAGTATTTATTTGAATATGATGGACTTTACATTGTAACTAAGCATTGGCAAGAAAGGGATCGATATGGTAGTTTGGTGTTCAAATTTGAACTAATTAGAAAGCCGGACGAACCGAGACCTAGTCGACCTTGCCCAACCGTTGCTAAGTTGGGAAAATTGTTACCTCGAAAGGGAATTTGTGTTATGGATGATATATCTCATGGACTGGAGAATCATGCAATTCGGGTTGTGAATGGAATAGATGATCTTAGGCCCCCTCCTTTCACATACATAAACAAGATTATTTATCCAGATTGGTGCAAGCGCGTGGAACCAATTGGTTGCAACTGCATAAATGGTTGTTCGGATTCCCATCAATGTCCATGTGTTGTAAAGAATGGAGGAGATATTCCATTCACTGAAAAGGGTTCAATTGTTAGACCACAACCCATAGTTTATGAGTGTGGCCCGAATTGCAAATGCCCCCCTTCGTGTATGAATAGAGTCAGCCAACATCGCCCTAGAATCCGGCTGGAAATTTTTAAGACCAGAGAAAGAGGGTGGGGAGTAAGAACACGAGAGTACGTGACATCCGGTAGTTTCATATGTGAATATACAGGAGAGTTGCTACTAGAAAAGGAAGCTGAACAAAGAATTGGCCATGACGAATATCTCTTTGATATTGGTGATGGTCACGATGAAGATGGAGAATTCGAATGCGGTGCTGGTTCAAGTAACCACGATGCATTTGCTATTGATGCTTGTAAGTTCGGAAACGTTGGTAGATTTTTTAACCATAGTTGTTCTCCTAACATGTATGCTCAAGATGTTCTTTATGATCACCATGATGCAAAAATGTCACATATAATGTTTTTTGCAACCAGGAACATCCCTGCTCTACACGAGCTTACATATGATTACAATTATAAGATAGATCGAGTATGTGATGCGAATGGAAATATTAAGAAGAAGCATTGTTTTTGTGGTTCACGCAATTGCTGTGGGAGAATGTATTAG
- the LOC140891096 gene encoding histone-lysine N-methyltransferase, H3 lysine-9 specific SUVH5-like isoform X1: MSVQQTSLTKKRLPENSHGFPSNFKRRSRPCALRDFPRNCGPSKPFAVREFPRNCGPSKPFAVREFPRNCGPLKKPNTGIHSPLQSPCMLETDEGSTQGFNNMDNSAEKMAGDDEHNLEAVWELAIENVAGVIAFCRGLVAVLDGECSTSGNITDVAVFSGQQQLMEAENSVEEGVVLAWGQNLDENVSEKGGADVNLISVRGENDTGLMKRDDGILNLDEIVSEKCGGDLNLERVQEKDDTGLGMEWRDLGDDLYVLAPQDLILWQPCFDKGSRDGEGVDVVGSQETEIIVLEEEEEDFNGGKKGKNLLDSGRYEVEKEQDDNLACVEFKDTCNDEPDNYQPPEDLVNLCIVKHHTPEGYKVEEALMKFEELYETLNKQRKERKAELGQGHIGKIYAHIEAAERLKADGMCISLQKPFGHVPGIEIGDTFRFRAQLVVVGLHHQMISGIDYVTIGDEKFATCVVDSGRYDNEAKTNDSLIYTGQGGNPKFVDKTADQKLVKGNLAMVNSMEMGYPIRVIRKRMRMKSHVLCHSKDPKYLFEYDGLYIVTKHWQERDRYGSLVFKFELIRKPDEPRPSRPCPTVAKLGKLLPRKGICVMDDISHGLENHAIRVVNGIDDLRPPPFTYINKIIYPDWCKRVEPIGCNCINGCSDSHQCPCVVKNGGDIPFTEKGSIVRPQPIVYECGPNCKCPPSCMNRVSQHRPRIRLEIFKTRERGWGVRTREYVTSGSFICEYTGELLLEKEAEQRIGHDEYLFDIGDGHDEDGEFECGAGSSNHDAFAIDACKFGNVGRFFNHSCSPNMYAQDVLYDHHDAKMSHIMFFATRNIPALHELTYDYNYKIDRVCDANGNIKKKHCFCGSRNCCGRMY, translated from the coding sequence atGTCAGTGCAGCAGACTTCTCTTACCAAGAAACGATTACCCGAAAACAGCCATGGTTTCCCTTCAAATTTCAAGCGTCGCTCGAGGCCTTGTGCTCTTCGGGACTTCCCCAGAAACTGTGGCCCCTCTAAGCCTTTTGCTGTTCGGGAGTTCCCCAGAAACTGTGGCCCCTCTAAGCCTTTTGCTGTTCGGGAGTTCCCCAGAAACTGTGGCCCCTTGAAGAAGCCTAATACTGGCATCCATTCGCCACTACAAAGCCCTTGTATGCTAGAGACCGATGAAGGAAGTACTCAAGGGTTCAATAATATGGATAATTCAGCCGAGAAAATGGCCGGCGATGATGAGCATAATCTTGAAGCGGTTTGGGAACTTGCCATAGAAAATGTGGCAGGGGTTATTGCTTTTTGCCGTGGTTTGGTTGCTGTTTTGGATGGTGAGTGTTCTACTTCTGGAAATATTACAGATGTTGCTGTTTTTTCAGGGCAACAGCAATTGATGGAGGCAGAAAATTCTGTAGAAGAAGGGGTGGTTTTGGCCTGGGGACAGAATTTAGATGAAAATGTTTCGGAAAAAGGTGGTGCGGATGTGAATTTGATAAGTGTTCGAGGAGAAAATGATACTGGATTAATGAAGAGGGATGATGGGATTTTGAATTTAGATGAAATAGTTTCAGAAAAATGTGGTGGGGATTTGAATTTGGAAAGGGTTCAAGAAAAGGATGATACTGGACTAGGAATGGAGTGGAGGGATCTTGGAGATGATCTTTACGTTTTAGCTCCTCAAGATTTGATATTGTGGCAACCATGTTTCGACAAGGGATCTCGTGATGGAGAGGGTGTTGATGTGGTAGGATCTCAAGAAACCGAAATTATTGTtttggaggaggaggaggaggattTTAACGGAGGCAAGAAGGGGAAAAATCTTTTGGATTCTGGTCGATATGAAGTCGAAAAGGAACAAGATGATAATCTTGCATGTGTTGAGTTTAAGGATACATGTAATGATGAGCCTGACAACTATCAACCACCGGAGGATTTAGTCAATTTGTGTATTGTGAAGCATCATACACCGGAGGGATACAAGGTGGAGGAGGCTTTAATGAAGTTTGAGGAGCTTTATGAGACACTGAATAAACAGAGGAAAGAACGAAAAGCAGAGTTGGGCCAAGGCCACATAGGTAAAATATATGCACATATAGAAGCAGCCGAGCGTCTCAAGGCCGATGGAATGTGCATTTCTCTCCAGAAGCCTTTCGGGCATGTACCAGGCATCGAAATTGGCGATACTTTTCGATTCCGGGCTCAACTTGTAGTTGTTGGCCTACACCACCAGATGATAAGTGGAATAGATTACGTGACCATCGGAGATGAAAAGTTTGCTACCTGTGTCGTGGATTCGGGCCGTTATGATAATGAGGCTAAAACAAATGATTCTTTGATATATACGGGTCAAGGTGGGAATCCGAAGTTTGTTGACAAAACTGCTGATCAGAAGCTCGTAAAGGGAAATCTTGCTATGGTGAATAGCATGGAAATGGGATATCCGATAAGAGTTATTCGTAAAAGAATGAGGATGAAATCTCATGTTTTATGCCATTCTAAAGACCCCAAGTATTTATTTGAATATGATGGACTTTACATTGTAACTAAGCATTGGCAAGAAAGGGATCGATATGGTAGTTTGGTGTTCAAATTTGAACTAATTAGAAAGCCGGACGAACCGAGACCTAGTCGACCTTGCCCAACCGTTGCTAAGTTGGGAAAATTGTTACCTCGAAAGGGAATTTGTGTTATGGATGATATATCTCATGGACTGGAGAATCATGCAATTCGGGTTGTGAATGGAATAGATGATCTTAGGCCCCCTCCTTTCACATACATAAACAAGATTATTTATCCAGATTGGTGCAAGCGCGTGGAACCAATTGGTTGCAACTGCATAAATGGTTGTTCGGATTCCCATCAATGTCCATGTGTTGTAAAGAATGGAGGAGATATTCCATTCACTGAAAAGGGTTCAATTGTTAGACCACAACCCATAGTTTATGAGTGTGGCCCGAATTGCAAATGCCCCCCTTCGTGTATGAATAGAGTCAGCCAACATCGCCCTAGAATCCGGCTGGAAATTTTTAAGACCAGAGAAAGAGGGTGGGGAGTAAGAACACGAGAGTACGTGACATCCGGTAGTTTCATATGTGAATATACAGGAGAGTTGCTACTAGAAAAGGAAGCTGAACAAAGAATTGGCCATGACGAATATCTCTTTGATATTGGTGATGGTCACGATGAAGATGGAGAATTCGAATGCGGTGCTGGTTCAAGTAACCACGATGCATTTGCTATTGATGCTTGTAAGTTCGGAAACGTTGGTAGATTTTTTAACCATAGTTGTTCTCCTAACATGTATGCTCAAGATGTTCTTTATGATCACCATGATGCAAAAATGTCACATATAATGTTTTTTGCAACCAGGAACATCCCTGCTCTACACGAGCTTACATATGATTACAATTATAAGATAGATCGAGTATGTGATGCGAATGGAAATATTAAGAAGAAGCATTGTTTTTGTGGTTCACGCAATTGCTGTGGGAGAATGTATTAG
- the LOC140891096 gene encoding uncharacterized protein isoform X2 translates to MSVQQTSLTKKRLPENSHGFPSNFKRRSRPCALRDFPRNCGPSKPFAVREFPRNCGPSKPFAVREFPRNCGPLKKPNTGIHSPLQSPCMLETDEGSTQGFNNMDNSAEKMAGDDEHNLEAVWELAIENVAGVIAFCRGLVAVLDGECSTSGNITDVAVFSGQQQLMEAENSVEEGVVLAWGQNLDENVSEKGGADVNLISVRGENDTGLMKRDDGILNLDEIVSEKCGGDLNLERVQEKDDTGLGMEWRDLGDDLYVLAPQDLILWQPCFDKGSRDGEGVDVVGSQETEIIVLEEEEEDFNGGKKGKNLLDSGRYEVEKEQDDNLACVEFKDTCNDEPDNYQPPEDLVNLCIVKHHTPEGYKVEEALMKFEELYETLNKQRKERKAELGQGHIGKIYAHIEAAERLKADGMCISLQKPFGHVPGIEIGDTFRFRAQLVVVGLHHQMISGIDYVTIGDEKFATCVVDSGRYDNEAKTNDSLIYTGQGGNPKFVDKTADQKLVKGNLAMVNSMEMGYPIRVIRKRMRMKSHVLCHSKDPKYLFEYDGLYIVTKHWQERDRYGSLVFKFELIRKPDEPRPSRPCPTVAKLGKLLPRKGICVMDDISHGLENHAIRVVNGIDDLRPPPFTYINKIIYPDWCKRVEPIGCNCINGCSDSHQCPCVVKNGGDIPFTEKGSIVRPQPIVYECGPNCKCPPSCMNRVSQHRPRIRLEIFKTRERGWGVRTREYVTSGSFICEYTGELLLEKEAEQRIGHDEYLFDIGDGHDEDGEFECGAGSSNHDAFAIDA, encoded by the exons atGTCAGTGCAGCAGACTTCTCTTACCAAGAAACGATTACCCGAAAACAGCCATGGTTTCCCTTCAAATTTCAAGCGTCGCTCGAGGCCTTGTGCTCTTCGGGACTTCCCCAGAAACTGTGGCCCCTCTAAGCCTTTTGCTGTTCGGGAGTTCCCCAGAAACTGTGGCCCCTCTAAGCCTTTTGCTGTTCGGGAGTTCCCCAGAAACTGTGGCCCCTTGAAGAAGCCTAATACTGGCATCCATTCGCCACTACAAAGCCCTTGTATGCTAGAGACCGATGAAGGAAGTACTCAAGGGTTCAATAATATGGATAATTCAGCCGAGAAAATGGCCGGCGATGATGAGCATAATCTTGAAGCGGTTTGGGAACTTGCCATAGAAAATGTGGCAGGGGTTATTGCTTTTTGCCGTGGTTTGGTTGCTGTTTTGGATGGTGAGTGTTCTACTTCTGGAAATATTACAGATGTTGCTGTTTTTTCAGGGCAACAGCAATTGATGGAGGCAGAAAATTCTGTAGAAGAAGGGGTGGTTTTGGCCTGGGGACAGAATTTAGATGAAAATGTTTCGGAAAAAGGTGGTGCGGATGTGAATTTGATAAGTGTTCGAGGAGAAAATGATACTGGATTAATGAAGAGGGATGATGGGATTTTGAATTTAGATGAAATAGTTTCAGAAAAATGTGGTGGGGATTTGAATTTGGAAAGGGTTCAAGAAAAGGATGATACTGGACTAGGAATGGAGTGGAGGGATCTTGGAGATGATCTTTACGTTTTAGCTCCTCAAGATTTGATATTGTGGCAACCATGTTTCGACAAGGGATCTCGTGATGGAGAGGGTGTTGATGTGGTAGGATCTCAAGAAACCGAAATTATTGTtttggaggaggaggaggaggattTTAACGGAGGCAAGAAGGGGAAAAATCTTTTGGATTCTGGTCGATATGAAGTCGAAAAGGAACAAGATGATAATCTTGCATGTGTTGAGTTTAAGGATACATGTAATGATGAGCCTGACAACTATCAACCACCGGAGGATTTAGTCAATTTGTGTATTGTGAAGCATCATACACCGGAGGGATACAAGGTGGAGGAGGCTTTAATGAAGTTTGAGGAGCTTTATGAGACACTGAATAAACAGAGGAAAGAACGAAAAGCAGAGTTGGGCCAAGGCCACATAGGTAAAATATATGCACATATAGAAGCAGCCGAGCGTCTCAAGGCCGATGGAATGTGCATTTCTCTCCAGAAGCCTTTCGGGCATGTACCAGGCATCGAAATTGGCGATACTTTTCGATTCCGGGCTCAACTTGTAGTTGTTGGCCTACACCACCAGATGATAAGTGGAATAGATTACGTGACCATCGGAGATGAAAAGTTTGCTACCTGTGTCGTGGATTCGGGCCGTTATGATAATGAGGCTAAAACAAATGATTCTTTGATATATACGGGTCAAGGTGGGAATCCGAAGTTTGTTGACAAAACTGCTGATCAGAAGCTCGTAAAGGGAAATCTTGCTATGGTGAATAGCATGGAAATGGGATATCCGATAAGAGTTATTCGTAAAAGAATGAGGATGAAATCTCATGTTTTATGCCATTCTAAAGACCCCAAGTATTTATTTGAATATGATGGACTTTACATTGTAACTAAGCATTGGCAAGAAAGGGATCGATATGGTAGTTTGGTGTTCAAATTTGAACTAATTAGAAAGCCGGACGAACCGAGACCTAGTCGACCTTGCCCAACCGTTGCTAAGTTGGGAAAATTGTTACCTCGAAAGGGAATTTGTGTTATGGATGATATATCTCATGGACTGGAGAATCATGCAATTCGGGTTGTGAATGGAATAGATGATCTTAGGCCCCCTCCTTTCACATACATAAACAAGATTATTTATCCAGATTGGTGCAAGCGCGTGGAACCAATTGGTTGCAACTGCATAAATGGTTGTTCGGATTCCCATCAATGTCCATGTGTTGTAAAGAATGGAGGAGATATTCCATTCACTGAAAAGGGTTCAATTGTTAGACCACAACCCATAGTTTATGAGTGTGGCCCGAATTGCAAATGCCCCCCTTCGTGTATGAATAGAGTCAGCCAACATCGCCCTAGAATCCGGCTGGAAATTTTTAAGACCAGAGAAAGAGGGTGGGGAGTAAGAACACGAGAGTACGTGACATCCGGTAGTTTCATATGTGAATATACAGGAGAGTTGCTACTAGAAAAGGAAGCTGAACAAAGAATTGGCCATGACGAATATCTCTTTGATATTGGTGATGGTCACGATGAAGATGGAGAATTCGAATGCGGTGCTGGTTCAAGTAACCACGATGCATTTGCTATTGATGCTT GA